A portion of the Leptidea sinapis chromosome 27, ilLepSina1.1, whole genome shotgun sequence genome contains these proteins:
- the LOC126972665 gene encoding uncharacterized protein LOC126972665: MQVRSHLETILEQHERLLCPNCKEMKHNVNSYLEHVENCQIGNDDGVQNPQDIFVCAICGAKGMQKDWRSHAINSHYNVAWYVGGDPIDLKSPPEVEKYLKEYKMLKNNTLRCLNCGTTRASSLGFFAHVVCCGKTEEEIDMYKFPCDLCDQKYLGVYKYQHMGMHKQQMFALSKREKIEEKVCEEPTNEGKRRAAKRASTIIESLTTEDLKSEEEVYDSDTSVELGELSEEESVDTDVDSAVSDQEQIENQKKDKNKSQHAHTKVNNQRIPFEIIKPHTYIEHAAKEFEDTHYTLDTLFPQWLKCECEEVSFDNLSLYMPPLKESCNIMQDKWTKFSLFEARMAKGITLFVGASIRSVCWVPSRSDSNESNHYLVVNCHRTIDVPRIDADQICAHPSMIQIWNFKRMHEKPEFVFGLAHDYGTVWRMDWCPSGAREQFPENNEIGFKRLGLLAVACSNGSAYIFSVPYPCTVVNNINKVYKLKPVAELRLNRGTVQRSQATAINWSHGKGHTNLMVGYSNGMTAFYNLEDDSPLLKFSENGVDVYYPYYDSMAHNSCVTDVCTFPGRVDGVNGCELGSVCSASPTGVCARLSRGGAKGGALARGVTVTAAELTYSPLWPAPLLAGLSDLVHQAVNEVDWWGNGRRLGPINTLATCSRCCSVAAVTFTTIKTLAVHPAFNDKTPIQTIARIEAKPLRNEVRSKNVRPELYSYEHFIENHGVEFRPVSKIPKSELYKPPNRSTLGPELFPLCDVTSMSYCPSSKHHNKLAVAIHAGFVFIINA, translated from the exons ATGCAAGTTAGATCACATCTTGAGACAATCCTTGAACAACATGAACGATTGCTTTGTCCCAATTGCAAGGAAATGAAACATAATGTTAACAGCTACCTGGAACATGTGGAAAATTGTCAAATCGGCAATGACGATGGTGTACAAAATCCACAAG ataTTTTCGTGTGTGCTATTTGCGGTGCTAAAGGAATGCAGAAAGATTGGAGAAGCCACGCCATCAATAGTCACTATAATGTTGCCTGGTATGTGGGCGGCGATCCTATT GATCTTAAAAGTCCACCTGAGGTGGAGAAGTATCTGAAAGAGTATAAAATGTTGAAGAATAATACATTGCGATGTCTCAACTGTGGTACAACTAGAGCTTCTTCCCTCGGGTTTTTCGCTCATGTTGTGTGTTGTGGGAAAACAGAAGAG GAGATTGACATGTACAAATTTCCGTGCGACTTATGCGACCAAAAGTATTTGGGTGTGTACAAATACCAACATATGGGGATGCATAAACAACAGATGTTTGCGTTATCCAAGAGGGAAAAGATAGAAGAGAAGGTATGTGAAGAACCAACGAATGAAGGAAAACGACGGGCCGCTAAgag GGCAAGCACCATTATTGAGAGCTTGACTACGGAg gaTTTGAAGAGTGAAGAAGAAGTGTACGACTCAGACACGTCCGTGGAACTTGGAGAACTTAGTGAGGAGGAATCTGTCGATACCGACGTTGACTCGGCCGTATCTGACCAGGAGCAGATCGAAAATCAGAAAAAGGATAAAAACAAAAGTCAGCATGCGC ATACGAAAGTGAACAATCAACGGATACCTTTTGAAATCATTAAGCCACATACATATATTGAGCACGCTGCTAAAGAATT TGAAGATACGCATTACACGTTGGACACACTATTTCCACAATGGCTGAAATGTGAATGCGAGGAAGTTTCATTTGATAACCTGAGCTTATACATGCCGCCATTAAAAGAATCTTGCAACATAATGCAAGATAAATGGACAAAGTTTAGCTTATTTGAAGCAAGAATGGCAAAGG GTATCACTTTGTTTGTTGGTGCCAGCATTAGGAGTGTCTGCTGGGTGCCGTCCCGCTCTGATTCCAATGAATCAAACCATTACCTGGTTGTGAATTGTCACAGAACGATCGACGTGCCCCGGATCGACGCCGATCAAATCTGTGCTCATCCCAGCATGATACAGATTTGGAATTTCAAAAGAATGCACGA GAAACCAGAGTTTGTATTTGGGTTAGCACATGACTATGGCACCGTGTGGCGGATGGACTGGTGTCCGTCGGGTGCACGGGAACAGTTTCCGGAAAATAACGAAATTGGATTTAAACGACTCGGTTTATTAGCCGTCGCCTGTTCAAATGGGTCAGCGTATATTTTCTCTGTGCCATATCCTTGCACTGTGGTGAATAA TATTAATAAAGTTTACAAACTAAAGCCGGTAGCAGAATTACGTTTGAATAGAGGTACAGTTCAAAGGAGTCAGGCGACTGCCATCAATTGGTCCCAT GGAAAGGGTCACACCAATTTAATGGTCGGGTATTCGAATGGGATGACAGCGTTTTACAATCTAGAAGATGATTCACCACTACTCAAGTTTTCAGAGAACGGTGTCGACGTGTACTATCCTTATTATGACAGTATGGCTCACAACTCTTGTGTAACAG ATGTGTGTACTTTTCCGGGTCGAGTGGACGGCGTGAATGGTTGTGAGCTGGGCAGTGTGTGTAGTGCGTCGCCGACCGGCGTGTGTGCGAGGCTGTCACGGGGCGGGGCCAAGGGCGGAGCCCTAGCGCGCGGCGTTACCGTGACGGCGGCTGAGCTGACCTACTCGCCGCTGTGGCCCGCGCCGCTGTTGGCCGGCCTGAGCGACCTGG TTCACCAGGCTGTGAACGAGGTGGACTGGTGGGGCAACGGACGCAGGCTCGGCCCCATCAACACGCTGGCGACCTGCTCCCGCTGCTGCAGCGTGGCAGCCGTCACCTTCACCACCATCAAGACGCTGGCTGTTCATCCGGCGTTCAACGATAAGACTCCT ATTCAAACCATTGCAAGGATAGAAGCCAAACCTCTACGGAACGAAGTTCGAAGTAAAAACGTTAGACCGGAGCTGTACAGTTACGAACATTTCATAGAAAACCACGGCGTTGAGTTCAGACCGGTATCAAAAATACCGAAG TCCGAGCTGTATAAGCCCCCGAACAGAAGTACCCTCGGCCCGGAGTTGTTCCCTCTGTGTGACGTCACCTCGATGTCCTACTGCCCCTCCTCCAAGCACCACAACAAGCTGGCCGTCGCTATTCACGCCGGTTTCGTTTTCATCATCAACGCATGA